Proteins found in one Canis aureus isolate CA01 chromosome 19, VMU_Caureus_v.1.0, whole genome shotgun sequence genomic segment:
- the CLEC17A gene encoding C-type lectin domain family 17, member A produces the protein MYMYTNSGCQDLQGTREEDNDDGDDYENMAPPYKDLPPKPDSMAPPRPPRAGKKTENPPLPYKSPKIKGLDITPVTRTSPQLDVNLAHPPFQPSLATSQLSQKSRCPGCYQEERLVVYLCLLVVVSLLLGCTGLAVTLIKYQEVVEELRILTFQQMAWQENVTGMAGLAGLKKDIDHVRTNTNKSLGELRGLLECTRVTCPEGWLPFEGKCYYFSPSTKSWDEARKFCQENYSHLVIISSFAEQNFVAKAHGSPRVYWLGLNDRDHEGNWKWLDGSPVTLSFWDPEEPNNLHDEDCASMNKGGTWNDLSCDKTTYWICERKCSC, from the exons ATGTACATGTACACCAACTCTGGGTGCCAGGACCTGCAAG GGACCAGAGAGGAGgacaatgatgatggtgatgattatgAAAACATGGCACCACCCTATAAGGACCTTCCTCCCAAGCCAG ATTCAATGGCTCCACCTAGGCCTCCGAGGGCAg gaaagaaaacagagaaccCCCCACTTCCCTACAAGTCCCCAAAGATCAAAG GCCTGGACATCACCCCTGTCACTCGCACATCTCCTCAACTGG atGTCAATCTGGCACATCCTCCGTTCCAGCCATCCCTAGCTA CGTCCCAGCTCAGTCAGAAGTCCAGGTGTCCTGGGTGCTACCAGGAGGAGAGACTGGTGGTGTACCTGTGTCTGCTGGTGGTGGTGTCGCTGCTCCTGGGTTGCACTGGTCTGGCTGTGACCCTGATTAAGT ACCAGGAGGTGGTGGAAGAGCTGAGGATATTGACCTTTCAGCAGATGGCGTGGCAAGAGAATG TGACTGGCATGGCAGGACTAGCTGGCCTGAAGAAGGACATTGACCATGTAAGAACTAACACCAACAAGTCCCTAGGAGAACTTCGGGGCTTATTAG AGTGTACCAGGGTCACCTGCCCGGAGGGTTGGCTTCCCTTTGAGGGCAAGTGTTACTACTTCTCCCCAAGCACcaagtcctgggatgaagcccggAAGTTCTGCCAGGAGAATTACTCTCACTTGGTCATCATCAGTAGCTTTGCTGAACAG AATTTTGTGGCCAAGGCTCATGGCTCTCCACGGGTGTACTGGCTGGGGCTGAATGACAGGGACCATGAAGGGAACTGGAAGTGGCTGGATGGGTCACCTGTCACTCTGAG CTTTTGGGACCCAGAGGAACCCAACAACCTCCATGATGAGGACTGTGCCAGCATGAACAAAGGGGGCACCTGGAATGATCTGTCTTGTGACAAGACCACATATTGGATTTGTGAGCGGAAATGTTCCTGTTGA